In Streptomyces sp. SID8374, one genomic interval encodes:
- a CDS encoding dienelactone hydrolase family protein yields the protein MTRSAPAKTEALEAEAPAATEIVSVKPIVLPAPGRGADLRVRVSAPVTGKDLPVVLFAHGFGSNLDGYAPLVDHWAAHGFVVIQADHLDSRRLSLPADDPRRPQLWRHRVRDMKRILDELDALEAAVPGLAGRADHGRVVAAGHSFGGQTAGLLAGLRVADPDTGIAEDLSDPRVGAAVLLATAGRGGESLTPFARKNLPWLRDQDFSHIAAPTLVVAGDADELPLSTRGPAWTTDPYMLSSGDKHLLTVFDGEHFLGGISGYASAETTDESPERVALVQRVTLAYLRHVTGLDSGAWTAARAALARDTHPLGRLESK from the coding sequence ATGACCCGCTCAGCCCCCGCGAAGACCGAAGCACTTGAGGCCGAAGCTCCCGCCGCCACCGAGATCGTCTCCGTGAAGCCGATCGTGCTGCCCGCACCCGGACGAGGTGCGGATCTGCGTGTACGCGTATCCGCCCCGGTTACGGGGAAGGACCTGCCGGTCGTCCTCTTCGCGCACGGGTTCGGCTCGAACCTGGACGGCTACGCACCCCTGGTCGACCACTGGGCCGCCCACGGGTTCGTCGTGATCCAGGCGGACCATCTCGACTCCCGGCGGCTGAGCCTCCCGGCGGACGACCCCCGCAGGCCGCAGCTGTGGCGCCACCGGGTGCGGGACATGAAGCGGATCCTCGACGAGCTGGACGCGCTGGAAGCCGCCGTCCCCGGCCTGGCCGGGCGGGCGGATCACGGCCGGGTCGTGGCCGCCGGGCACTCCTTCGGCGGGCAGACGGCGGGCCTCCTGGCCGGGCTGCGGGTTGCCGACCCGGACACCGGGATCGCGGAGGATCTGTCCGACCCCCGGGTCGGGGCGGCCGTCCTGCTGGCCACCGCCGGCCGGGGCGGGGAGAGCCTGACCCCTTTCGCCCGGAAGAACCTGCCCTGGCTGCGGGACCAGGACTTCTCCCACATAGCGGCGCCGACCCTGGTGGTCGCCGGGGACGCGGACGAACTGCCGCTCTCCACCCGTGGCCCGGCCTGGACGACCGACCCGTACATGCTGAGCTCCGGTGACAAGCACCTGCTCACCGTCTTCGACGGTGAGCACTTCCTCGGCGGCATCTCCGGCTACGCGTCGGCGGAGACCACCGACGAGAGCCCTGAGCGGGTGGCCCTGGTCCAGCGGGTCACCCTCGCCTACCTGCGCCATGTCACCGGCCTCGACAGCGGCGCCTGGACAGCGGCCCGAGCCGCCCTCGCCCGGGACACCCACCCGCTGGGGAGGCTGGAGTCGAAGTGA
- a CDS encoding RICIN domain-containing protein: MPLNRRQLITTAVATAVATGTTSRWATAATPGRHRIAAAPGGHYSPNAAPLHPTAFLKLPPGKVKARGWLAGQLRLQLEGLCGRYEEFSHFLDFTATGWVRPDRSGWEEVPYWLRGYADLAIVTGDEAALATTRRWMDAILATGQSDGFFGPKTLRTSLNGGPDFWPFLPLIQTLRSWQEYSGDTRIIPFLSRFFRYMDAQGPGAFNTSWIALRWGDGLDSAMWLYNRTGDAFLLGLIDKIHRYGADWGDNLANPHNVNIAQGFREPAQFALRSGSATDTRNTYGTYAKAMDTYGQFPGGGFAGDENARPGHGDPRQGFETCGIVEFMASHQLLTRITGDPLWADRCEELAFNSLPASLDPSGKAVHYITCANSVDLDNAPKRDRQFQNPFAMLAYLPGVDQYRCCPHNYGMGWPYFTEELWLATPDGGLAAAMYAPSEVSAKVADGTEVTFTEETGYPFTDTVTLSLTAPKPLRFPLVLRVPAWCAAPEIRVNGQRVAAPAGPAFTRIDRTWSGGDRVTLRLPQRTAVRAWAENHGSVSVDHGPLTYSLRIGERYERIGGSDTFPEYAVHATSPWNYGLVLDPDRPTADLRHRSTGRAPGDNPFTSETTPLSMTARARRIPEWTADDEHVVAPLQPSPARSTEPVEEVTLVPMGAARLRITSFPTAAPDAEPWLADRWYRIANRHSGKVLGVDGMSTANSAHVVQFGDTGTADHLWRLVANGDGWYRIRNRHSGKVLGVDLMSTANSAHVVQFDDNDTADHLWQLVPDGGGWYRVRNRNSDKVLGVDGMSTADSAHVVQYDDNGTADHLWRLL, from the coding sequence ATGCCCCTGAACCGCAGGCAGCTCATCACCACCGCCGTGGCCACCGCCGTAGCCACCGGCACGACGAGCCGGTGGGCCACCGCCGCGACGCCCGGGCGCCACCGGATCGCGGCTGCCCCCGGCGGCCACTACTCCCCCAACGCCGCTCCCCTCCATCCGACCGCGTTCCTCAAGCTGCCGCCGGGCAAGGTGAAGGCGCGCGGCTGGCTGGCGGGTCAACTCCGGCTCCAGCTGGAGGGGTTGTGCGGCCGGTACGAGGAGTTCTCGCACTTCCTGGACTTCACGGCGACCGGCTGGGTCCGCCCCGACCGCAGCGGCTGGGAGGAGGTCCCGTACTGGCTGCGCGGATACGCCGACCTCGCGATCGTCACCGGGGACGAGGCCGCCCTGGCCACCACCCGCCGCTGGATGGACGCGATCCTCGCCACCGGGCAGAGCGACGGCTTCTTCGGCCCCAAGACGCTGCGGACCTCGCTCAACGGCGGCCCGGACTTCTGGCCGTTCCTGCCGCTGATCCAGACGCTGCGCTCCTGGCAGGAGTACAGCGGCGACACCCGGATCATCCCGTTCCTCAGCCGCTTCTTCCGCTACATGGACGCCCAGGGTCCGGGCGCCTTCAACACCAGCTGGATCGCCCTGCGTTGGGGCGACGGCCTGGACAGCGCGATGTGGCTCTACAACCGGACCGGCGACGCCTTCCTCCTGGGCCTGATCGACAAGATCCACCGGTACGGGGCCGACTGGGGCGACAACCTGGCCAACCCGCACAACGTCAACATCGCCCAGGGCTTCCGCGAACCGGCCCAGTTCGCGCTGCGGAGCGGCTCGGCCACCGACACCCGCAACACCTACGGCACGTACGCGAAGGCCATGGACACCTACGGCCAGTTCCCCGGCGGCGGGTTCGCCGGGGACGAGAACGCCCGGCCCGGCCACGGCGACCCGCGCCAGGGGTTCGAGACCTGCGGGATCGTCGAGTTCATGGCCAGCCACCAGCTGCTCACCCGCATCACCGGGGACCCGCTGTGGGCGGACCGGTGCGAGGAGCTGGCGTTCAACTCCCTCCCGGCGTCGCTGGATCCATCGGGAAAGGCCGTCCACTACATCACCTGCGCCAACAGCGTGGACCTGGACAACGCCCCCAAGCGCGACCGCCAGTTCCAGAACCCGTTCGCGATGCTGGCGTACCTGCCGGGCGTCGACCAGTACCGCTGCTGCCCGCACAACTACGGTATGGGCTGGCCCTACTTCACCGAGGAGCTGTGGCTCGCCACCCCGGACGGCGGGCTCGCGGCGGCGATGTACGCGCCGAGCGAGGTGAGCGCGAAGGTCGCGGACGGCACGGAGGTGACGTTCACCGAGGAGACCGGCTACCCCTTCACGGACACGGTCACCCTCTCCCTCACCGCGCCGAAGCCGCTGCGCTTCCCCCTGGTCCTGCGCGTCCCGGCCTGGTGCGCGGCCCCCGAGATCCGCGTCAACGGGCAGCGGGTCGCCGCCCCCGCCGGCCCGGCCTTCACCCGGATCGACCGCACCTGGTCCGGCGGCGACCGGGTCACCCTGCGGCTGCCGCAGCGGACCGCCGTACGGGCCTGGGCGGAGAACCACGGTTCCGTCAGCGTGGACCACGGGCCGCTGACGTACTCGCTCCGGATCGGTGAGCGGTACGAACGGATCGGCGGCAGCGATACGTTCCCGGAGTACGCGGTCCACGCCACGAGCCCCTGGAACTACGGCCTCGTCCTGGATCCGGACCGCCCCACCGCGGACCTGCGCCACCGCTCCACGGGCCGCGCCCCCGGCGACAACCCGTTCACGTCGGAGACCACCCCGCTCAGCATGACCGCCCGGGCCCGCCGAATCCCGGAGTGGACGGCGGACGACGAGCACGTGGTCGCGCCCCTCCAGCCGAGCCCGGCGCGCTCCACGGAGCCGGTCGAGGAGGTCACGCTCGTCCCGATGGGCGCGGCGCGGCTGCGGATCACGTCGTTCCCGACCGCCGCGCCGGACGCGGAACCGTGGCTGGCGGACCGCTGGTACCGGATCGCCAACCGCCACTCCGGCAAGGTGCTCGGCGTGGACGGCATGTCCACCGCCAACAGCGCCCACGTCGTGCAGTTCGGTGACACGGGCACGGCGGACCACCTGTGGCGGCTGGTGGCCAACGGCGACGGCTGGTACCGCATCCGCAACCGGCACTCCGGCAAGGTGCTGGGCGTCGACCTGATGTCCACCGCGAACAGCGCGCACGTCGTGCAGTTCGACGACAACGACACCGCCGACCACCTCTGGCAGCTCGTTCCGGACGGGGGCGGCTGGTACCGCGTCCGCAACCGGAACTCGGACAAGGTGCTCGGCGTGGACGGGATGTCCACGGCCGACAGCGCCCATGTCGTCCAGTACGACGACAACGGAACGGCCGACCACCTGTGGCGGCTCCTCTGA
- a CDS encoding MerR family transcriptional regulator, which produces MRIGELAARTGVSTRALRYYEEQDLLVSDRSPSGQRRYPESAVERVELVQQLYAAGLSSRTIVALLPCVVDGSATPGLIQRLAAERDRIDQRLADLTRARNRLDSVITAASDNLVSGRSCRPETGR; this is translated from the coding sequence ATGCGCATCGGAGAACTCGCCGCCCGGACCGGCGTCAGCACCAGGGCCCTGCGCTACTACGAGGAACAGGACCTGCTGGTCTCCGACCGCAGCCCCAGCGGCCAGCGCCGCTATCCCGAGAGCGCGGTCGAGCGGGTGGAGCTGGTCCAGCAGCTCTACGCCGCCGGGCTCTCCAGCAGGACCATCGTCGCGTTGCTGCCGTGCGTCGTGGACGGCAGCGCCACCCCCGGACTCATCCAGCGACTGGCCGCCGAGCGCGACCGGATCGATCAGCGCCTCGCCGACCTGACCCGGGCCCGGAACCGGCTGGATTCCGTCATCACCGCCGCCTCCGACAACCTGGTCTCCGGCCGGTCCTGCCGACCGGAGACCGGAAGGTGA
- a CDS encoding sugar ABC transporter ATP-binding protein — protein MAPTEATPRHAETAVADPVLEARSVSKRFPGVVALDDVSFSLRAGETHALVGENGAGKSTLIKVLTGVYQCDEGEVRVAGTPVRFARPFEAQQAGISTIYQEVNLVPLMSVARNIFLGREPKNRFGLIDFARMNRETTELLDGFGVRVDPKRPLHTLGIGTQQMVALARAVSVQAQVVIMDEPTSSLEPREVETLFRVIENLRGQGIAVLYVSHRMDELYRICDRVTVLRDGRHIHTGDLADLDRMRLVSMMLGRDLAEVRREGLTSFDATGHDVARTPVLTATGLDRRHQLHDISLQLYGGEVLGLGGLLGSGRSETAKALTGALPLDGGEITVDGKRIGRPTPAAAIRAGISMLPEDRKAEGIIPQLSVRENIVLAAMPRLSRAGIVSREKQDRIVDIFMERLRIKASSPEQKVGELSGGNQQKVLLARWLCLEPKVLLLDEPTRGIDVGAKAEVQSLIDDLAREGLAVLLISSDIEELIEGADRIVVLRGGAVAGELAGDEVEESRLLEVLADHTPAAEPADPSHAAGQEDPR, from the coding sequence ATGGCACCCACCGAAGCGACACCCCGGCACGCGGAGACCGCCGTCGCGGACCCCGTGCTCGAAGCCCGCTCGGTCAGCAAGCGGTTCCCCGGCGTCGTCGCCCTGGACGACGTCTCCTTCTCGCTGCGCGCCGGGGAGACCCACGCGCTCGTCGGCGAGAACGGGGCCGGCAAGTCCACCCTCATCAAGGTGCTGACCGGCGTCTACCAGTGCGACGAGGGCGAGGTGCGGGTCGCGGGTACGCCCGTCCGCTTCGCCCGGCCCTTCGAGGCACAGCAGGCCGGGATCTCCACCATCTACCAGGAGGTGAACCTCGTCCCGCTGATGAGCGTGGCGCGCAACATCTTCCTGGGCCGCGAGCCGAAGAACCGTTTCGGCCTCATCGACTTCGCCCGGATGAACCGCGAGACCACCGAACTCCTCGACGGCTTCGGCGTCCGCGTCGACCCCAAGCGCCCCCTGCACACCCTGGGCATCGGCACCCAGCAGATGGTCGCGCTCGCCCGCGCCGTCTCCGTACAGGCCCAGGTCGTCATCATGGACGAACCCACCTCATCCCTGGAGCCCCGCGAGGTCGAGACCCTCTTCCGGGTCATCGAGAACCTGCGCGGCCAGGGCATCGCCGTCCTCTACGTCAGCCACCGCATGGACGAGCTCTACCGCATCTGCGACCGGGTCACCGTCCTGCGCGACGGCCGCCACATCCACACCGGCGACCTGGCCGACCTGGACCGGATGCGGCTCGTCTCGATGATGCTCGGCCGCGACCTCGCCGAGGTCCGCCGCGAGGGCCTGACCAGCTTCGACGCCACCGGGCACGACGTGGCCCGCACCCCGGTCCTCACCGCCACCGGCCTCGACCGCCGCCACCAACTGCACGACATATCACTCCAGTTGTACGGGGGTGAGGTGCTGGGACTCGGCGGGCTGCTGGGCTCCGGGCGCAGCGAGACCGCCAAGGCGCTGACCGGCGCGCTGCCCCTGGACGGTGGCGAGATCACCGTCGACGGCAAGCGCATCGGCCGCCCCACCCCGGCCGCCGCGATCCGCGCGGGCATCAGCATGCTCCCCGAGGACCGCAAGGCGGAGGGGATCATCCCGCAGCTCTCCGTACGCGAGAACATCGTGCTCGCCGCGATGCCCCGGCTCTCCCGCGCCGGGATCGTCTCCCGCGAGAAGCAGGACCGGATCGTCGACATCTTCATGGAGAGGCTGCGGATCAAGGCATCCAGCCCCGAGCAGAAGGTCGGCGAACTCTCCGGCGGCAACCAGCAGAAGGTGCTCCTCGCCCGCTGGCTCTGCCTGGAACCCAAGGTGCTGCTCCTCGACGAGCCCACCCGGGGCATCGACGTCGGTGCCAAGGCCGAGGTGCAGAGCCTCATCGACGACCTCGCCCGCGAAGGCCTCGCCGTGCTGCTGATCTCCTCCGACATCGAGGAGCTGATCGAGGGCGCCGACCGCATCGTCGTCCTGCGGGGCGGCGCCGTCGCCGGTGAACTCGCCGGTGACGAGGTGGAGGAGAGCCGCCTCCTCGAAGTGCTCGCCGACCACACGCCCGCCGCCGAGCCTGCCGACCCCAGCCACGCGGCCGGCCAGGAGGACCCCCGATGA
- a CDS encoding AbfB domain-containing protein, whose amino-acid sequence MHPAPAPRPRTWWRRLTATTGLLALVATALVSSGTSPAAAAPAAWTPKPAPMTTPWTNQVPVDKPLPEYPRPQLTRPDWTNLNGIWDFAVTGRDAGQPATFPEQIRVPFVAESALSGIQRRITENDKLWYKRTFTVPANWNNRRVKLHFGASDWQTTVWVNGTQVGAHKGGFDSFAYDITPQLNGGTNTVVVSVYDPSQTGGQAVGKQRISDVKPHPGGGIFYTAASGIWQTVWLEPVASAHITRLDMTPNLGNSTLRVRVQTAGAAGRSARITVSNGDTVVGSATGPVGGEISVPVPNPRLWSPEDPFLYDVRADLLDGSAVTDTVGSYTGMRSVGLAKVDNILRPVLNGKFVFQTGTLDQGYWPDGIYTAPSDEALRYDLQAHKDLGFNMVRKHIKVEPQRWFYWADRLGLLVWQDMPSMDTGKVPDGPSRTQWEAEYRAVIDQHRSSPSVVMWVNQNEGWGQYDQARIADEVKAQDPSRLVNNMSGVNCCGSVDGGNGDVVDNHIYVGPGNTAPTATRAAVLGEFGGLGYKVPGHEWYPGGGFSYEDQPSIAALNNRFVGLLDAIRIGQLPAGLSASVYTEITDVENEANGLLTYDRQVVKVDTARVKAANQALIQASRTPAPPVTLPTGQFTSLRVTTPGHTTKHLRHYDSLAFTEVVNSGSPAVLKADATWKIVTGLANSNCYSFESRNYPGEFLRHRDFRVRRDANDNSALFKADATWCAVAGNGGVRFTSANLPGSYLRHIDSEVWLATPGGGRAFDNPALFTEDTTWAVDAPWAP is encoded by the coding sequence ATGCACCCAGCACCCGCACCCCGCCCCCGCACCTGGTGGCGGAGATTAACGGCCACCACCGGCCTCCTCGCCCTGGTGGCCACCGCTCTCGTCTCCAGCGGCACCTCCCCGGCCGCCGCCGCGCCCGCAGCCTGGACGCCGAAGCCGGCGCCCATGACGACGCCGTGGACGAACCAGGTCCCGGTGGACAAGCCGCTGCCGGAGTATCCGCGCCCGCAGCTGACCCGCCCCGACTGGACGAACCTCAACGGCATCTGGGACTTCGCGGTCACCGGCCGTGACGCGGGGCAGCCCGCCACCTTCCCGGAGCAGATCCGCGTCCCGTTCGTCGCCGAGTCCGCGCTCTCCGGCATCCAGCGCCGGATCACCGAGAACGACAAGCTCTGGTACAAGCGGACCTTCACCGTCCCAGCCAACTGGAACAACCGCCGGGTGAAGCTCCACTTCGGGGCCTCCGACTGGCAGACCACGGTCTGGGTCAACGGCACCCAGGTCGGCGCGCACAAGGGCGGCTTCGACTCGTTCGCGTACGACATCACACCGCAGCTCAACGGCGGTACGAACACCGTCGTGGTCTCCGTCTACGACCCGAGCCAGACCGGCGGCCAGGCGGTCGGCAAGCAGCGCATCAGCGATGTGAAGCCGCACCCGGGCGGCGGGATCTTCTACACCGCGGCCTCCGGCATCTGGCAGACGGTCTGGCTGGAACCGGTCGCCTCCGCCCACATCACCCGCCTGGACATGACGCCGAACCTGGGCAACAGCACGCTCCGGGTGCGGGTCCAGACGGCCGGTGCGGCGGGCCGGAGCGCCCGGATCACCGTCTCCAACGGCGATACGGTGGTGGGCTCGGCGACCGGCCCGGTGGGCGGGGAGATCTCCGTACCGGTTCCGAACCCGCGGCTGTGGAGCCCCGAGGACCCGTTCCTCTACGACGTGCGGGCCGACCTCCTCGACGGCTCGGCCGTCACCGACACGGTGGGCAGCTACACCGGTATGCGGTCGGTGGGCCTCGCCAAGGTCGACAACATCCTGCGGCCGGTGCTCAACGGGAAGTTCGTGTTCCAGACCGGCACGCTGGACCAGGGCTACTGGCCGGACGGCATCTACACCGCGCCGAGCGACGAGGCGCTGAGGTACGACCTCCAGGCGCACAAGGACCTCGGGTTCAACATGGTCCGCAAGCACATCAAGGTGGAGCCGCAGCGGTGGTTCTACTGGGCGGACCGGCTGGGGCTGCTGGTCTGGCAGGACATGCCGTCGATGGACACCGGCAAGGTCCCGGACGGGCCGTCGCGCACCCAGTGGGAGGCGGAGTACCGGGCGGTCATCGACCAGCACCGCAGCTCGCCCTCGGTGGTCATGTGGGTGAACCAGAACGAGGGGTGGGGCCAGTACGACCAGGCCCGGATCGCCGACGAGGTCAAGGCGCAGGACCCCTCGCGCCTGGTCAACAACATGAGCGGGGTCAACTGCTGCGGCTCGGTCGACGGCGGCAACGGTGACGTGGTCGACAACCACATCTACGTCGGCCCCGGCAACACCGCCCCGACCGCCACCAGGGCCGCCGTGCTGGGCGAGTTCGGCGGTCTCGGCTACAAGGTGCCGGGCCACGAGTGGTACCCGGGCGGCGGGTTCAGCTACGAGGACCAGCCGAGCATCGCGGCCCTCAACAACCGCTTCGTCGGCCTCCTCGACGCCATCCGGATCGGCCAGCTCCCCGCCGGGCTCTCCGCGTCGGTCTACACGGAGATCACGGACGTCGAGAACGAGGCGAACGGACTGCTGACCTACGACCGCCAGGTCGTCAAGGTCGACACCGCCCGGGTCAAGGCCGCCAACCAGGCCCTCATCCAGGCGTCCCGCACCCCCGCTCCCCCGGTGACGCTGCCCACCGGCCAGTTCACGTCCCTGCGGGTCACGACGCCGGGACACACCACCAAGCACCTGCGCCACTACGACTCCCTGGCCTTCACCGAGGTGGTGAACAGCGGGAGTCCGGCCGTGCTGAAGGCGGACGCCACCTGGAAGATCGTCACCGGCCTCGCCAACAGCAACTGCTACTCCTTCGAGTCCCGGAACTACCCCGGCGAGTTCCTCCGCCACCGGGACTTCCGGGTCCGGCGCGACGCCAACGACAACTCCGCGCTGTTCAAGGCGGATGCGACCTGGTGCGCGGTCGCGGGCAACGGCGGGGTGCGGTTCACCAGCGCCAACCTGCCGGGCAGCTATCTGCGCCACATCGACTCGGAGGTGTGGCTGGCCACCCCGGGCGGCGGCCGGGCCTTCGACAACCCGGCCCTGTTCACCGAGGACACGACGTGGGCGGTGGACGCTCCCTGGGCTCCGTGA
- a CDS encoding ABC transporter permease, with amino-acid sequence MTTQATLPRPAKPLARLRDPAWYQEYGVYAAVAVVLLFNALFTEHFMTADNLRTQLVQVAPIVIVALGMALVIGTEGIDLSVGSTMALAAALLPLYLGYGLVPALLIALLAGAVVGAINGTLVSLVGLQPIVATLALFVGGRGLALVMADGQLKQIVNPDILALGTGSFLGIPFVVLIAGVLALAVAFLVQRTTFGRQIVAIGGNRAAAGLSGLPVKRVLIGVYILCGTMAALAGILATARLTASDPSSLGTLMELSAITAVVVGGTPLNGGSIRVLGTVAGALLMQLLRATLVKHDLPDSTAQIAQAAIIIAAVYVARERRSR; translated from the coding sequence ATGACCACCCAGGCCACCCTGCCACGCCCCGCGAAGCCCCTGGCCCGGCTGCGCGACCCCGCCTGGTACCAGGAGTACGGCGTGTACGCGGCCGTCGCCGTCGTCCTGCTCTTCAACGCCCTGTTCACCGAGCACTTCATGACGGCCGACAACCTGCGCACCCAGCTCGTCCAGGTCGCCCCCATCGTCATCGTCGCGCTCGGCATGGCCCTGGTCATCGGCACCGAGGGCATCGACCTCTCCGTCGGCTCCACCATGGCGCTCGCGGCCGCCCTGCTGCCGCTCTACCTCGGTTACGGACTGGTGCCCGCGCTCCTGATCGCCCTGCTGGCCGGAGCGGTCGTCGGCGCGATCAACGGGACGCTCGTCTCGCTCGTCGGGCTGCAACCCATCGTCGCCACCCTCGCCCTGTTCGTCGGCGGCCGGGGTCTGGCCCTCGTCATGGCGGACGGTCAGCTCAAGCAGATCGTCAACCCGGACATCCTGGCGCTCGGCACCGGCTCCTTCCTCGGCATCCCGTTCGTCGTGCTCATCGCGGGCGTGCTCGCGCTGGCCGTCGCGTTCCTGGTGCAGCGCACCACCTTCGGCCGCCAGATCGTCGCCATCGGCGGCAACCGGGCTGCCGCCGGGCTCTCCGGACTGCCCGTCAAACGCGTCCTGATCGGCGTCTACATCCTCTGCGGCACGATGGCCGCGCTCGCCGGGATCCTCGCCACCGCCCGGCTCACCGCCAGCGACCCGTCCTCGCTCGGCACCCTCATGGAGCTCTCCGCCATCACGGCCGTCGTCGTCGGCGGCACCCCGCTCAACGGCGGCTCCATCCGGGTGCTCGGCACCGTCGCCGGCGCCCTGCTGATGCAGCTGCTGCGCGCCACCCTCGTCAAGCACGACCTGCCCGACTCCACCGCACAGATCGCCCAGGCGGCCATCATCATCGCCGCCGTCTACGTCGCCCGGGAGCGTCGGTCCCGATGA
- a CDS encoding ABC transporter substrate-binding protein gives MMIQRRPRTLAVACLLAATATLAAAGCAKSETSNNAGGDSSQGAQEAKSPDSTSGSGCSLETYGAPKLDLKNAVVGFSQSEKEANPFRIAETQSIKDEAKKIGVKKLLTTNAQSQLSKQISDIQDMLSQGAQFLIVAPLNSDGLEPALKAAAAKKVPVLTIDRKVNSTACKDYVAFLGSDFVEQGKRAADAMIKVTGGKGKVAILLGASGNNVTTDRTKGFVDQVKAEAPGLEIVAQQTGEFARDKGQQVMEQLIQSKPDITAVYAENDEMGLGALTAIKAAGKKPGKDVKIVSVDGTRNAVQALANGEYNAVIESNPRFGPLAFATAQKFYAGEEIPENVIITDREYDEANAKDSLGGAY, from the coding sequence ATGATGATCCAGCGTCGACCCCGTACCCTCGCCGTGGCCTGCCTCCTCGCCGCCACCGCCACGCTGGCCGCCGCCGGCTGCGCCAAGTCGGAGACCTCGAACAACGCGGGCGGCGACAGCAGCCAGGGCGCCCAGGAAGCCAAGTCCCCCGACTCCACCTCCGGTTCGGGCTGCTCGCTGGAGACCTACGGCGCGCCGAAGCTGGACCTGAAGAACGCCGTGGTCGGCTTCTCCCAGTCGGAGAAGGAGGCCAACCCGTTCCGGATCGCCGAGACGCAGTCCATCAAGGACGAGGCGAAGAAGATCGGCGTCAAGAAGCTCCTCACCACCAACGCCCAGTCCCAGCTCTCCAAGCAGATCAGCGACATCCAGGACATGCTGTCGCAGGGCGCCCAGTTCCTCATCGTCGCGCCGCTCAACTCCGACGGTCTGGAGCCCGCGTTGAAGGCGGCGGCGGCCAAGAAGGTGCCCGTCCTCACCATCGACCGCAAGGTCAACTCCACCGCCTGCAAGGACTATGTGGCCTTCCTCGGCTCCGACTTCGTGGAGCAGGGCAAGCGCGCCGCCGACGCGATGATCAAGGTGACCGGCGGCAAGGGCAAGGTCGCGATCCTGCTCGGCGCCTCCGGCAACAACGTCACCACCGACCGCACCAAGGGCTTCGTCGACCAGGTCAAGGCCGAGGCCCCCGGCCTGGAGATCGTCGCCCAGCAGACCGGCGAGTTCGCCCGCGACAAGGGCCAGCAGGTCATGGAGCAGCTCATCCAGTCCAAGCCCGACATCACCGCCGTCTACGCGGAGAACGACGAGATGGGCCTCGGCGCCCTCACCGCGATCAAGGCCGCCGGGAAGAAGCCCGGCAAGGACGTCAAGATCGTCTCGGTCGACGGCACCCGCAACGCCGTCCAGGCCCTGGCCAACGGCGAGTACAACGCGGTCATCGAGTCCAACCCGCGCTTCGGCCCGCTCGCCTTCGCCACCGCGCAGAAGTTCTACGCCGGTGAGGAGATCCCGGAAAACGTGATCATCACCGACCGGGAGTACGACGAGGCCAACGCCAAGGACTCGCTCGGCGGAGCCTACTGA